A part of Aquaspirillum sp. LM1 genomic DNA contains:
- a CDS encoding tetratricopeptide repeat protein, giving the protein MAIMNSTIIVNGKRFSFEQASNKARELLAKKEFAKAEEIARAIVKAHPNSDISLQLLGVVLGEQGNYVEAVKYCEAAVAICPGSTHQYNTLGIYLAGLNELDRAEAAYKKSLQLKPNNPDAAYNLGKLLLTKRNYSEAEAYLQQALTTGAQGGSVYYNLGACAHQVGNYGQAILWFKLAHNDNPEDIESLVNIGICYQDSSQHSAAIEFFEKALKLDPKRYDCLLQLAVSHLSLTRHDLAEKYLNEYLEKPIDKSDEINALMVLAGLHKSRGDSKRSIEVGKEAVEKFPEVSENFSNVLLDMVYHDEVSQEEMFEWAKKYAEYYEAPYQNSTPHFSNTPIPNRKLRIGYISADFFNHAVSYFALPLICNHNKELFEVYTYAVRDYIGPVSAQYKKNSQWVPLVGMNDEDICNRIKSDKIDILIDLAGHTGGNQLRVFARRAAPVQATWLGYPFTTGLSNMDYRIVDAIVEPEGLAEHLSTEKLIRIPGTFCAYRPSIGAPDRLLTHELDVLTTPAKLNGYVTFGCCNNIAKLTDFTLEMWARIMNQASTALLLIEAPGMDGEATRNQVHNRFQKQGIPMDRVVFTNRAENRQYSLYHKIDIALDPYPCNGGTTTCDALFMSVPVISLSGTRFMSRMGATFLKNIGHPEWVTSSPDAYVQIAVELASDIDRLDQIRQCLRAEVECSPLMDETGFARKMERAYKEMWYTWCTMQQSGDVSDAFGKAVLEETSHIEKLYESQAWHELLQKSSVYLESHDSDTQVRYIYANALWKTSFISEALNEFFRVCSEQPDVNQYLYALAQCLSDAGQETVAGEMLKSLLDPAYKQKVHYYLAAWLIKQGKSMSLASPEANRFFNQAIGFLQHSLEAMPSHVESLALCADIYFYRNQFASAEVMASRAIKLNPEHLLANLTLAKLLMSRNNFSHAKSVLLAAARQRPEEPEVDCLLAQVYKSLGDLTYMLKHNSMAIQKAPESIEYWSQWLDHAERTGITTKMEYQEKINLLVEKFATQSTPLHRNIPDMNRKLKVGICSNAFIDSHEHNLRHKVLASIDKNSFETFYYYSGSQLDEQTQFLKEMCADHWRFTHGLSHYAIVAYMREDEIDILVDMSDHAAHNFTYAIMQKPAPVIINWGRAGHVSGLPQVDYVLTDAIIGADAWGQGIYEKPWVLQGVPFISYTPFVNYPERHSMAVFNVRPSPCVERGYITFGSACNTMDLTSDTLNLLACSLSAVPEAKLLLKNSQVAHKAQHALQELGIPSSRVQYVNNVLVCEELFYQEIDIVLDCTPCSQHETSIDAIWMGVPVVTLTGERATSRIGASILHHVGHPEWTANTVEHFVDIVKMLSGDYPALDAIRQQLRPALQASVLMDMPAYVQSWQNALTQMWRLWCESDDGMAAHDYWNHVQALQLCDHLLEEGQADQAWEGYKSILAHWPSCAESLYGLGMIMLDENPEQAAILLEHAMQGMPATHRKRELCLAALETAHSKCTKH; this is encoded by the coding sequence ATGGCAATTATGAATTCCACCATCATCGTCAATGGAAAAAGATTTTCATTTGAACAAGCTTCCAATAAAGCCAGAGAATTGCTTGCCAAAAAAGAATTTGCCAAAGCAGAGGAAATTGCCAGGGCAATTGTAAAAGCCCATCCAAATTCCGATATCAGCTTACAACTCCTTGGTGTTGTTTTAGGCGAACAAGGAAATTATGTTGAAGCCGTCAAGTATTGCGAGGCTGCAGTAGCCATTTGCCCTGGCAGTACTCACCAATATAACACATTAGGTATTTATCTTGCTGGCCTTAATGAACTGGACCGTGCAGAGGCCGCATATAAAAAGAGCTTGCAACTTAAACCCAATAATCCAGATGCAGCTTATAATCTTGGTAAATTATTGCTGACCAAACGCAACTATAGTGAAGCAGAAGCCTATTTGCAGCAAGCATTAACCACCGGAGCTCAGGGCGGTAGTGTTTATTATAATCTTGGCGCATGTGCACACCAAGTGGGGAATTATGGACAGGCCATTCTCTGGTTCAAGTTGGCGCACAATGACAACCCAGAAGACATTGAGTCACTTGTCAATATTGGAATTTGCTATCAAGATAGTAGTCAGCACTCTGCTGCGATTGAGTTTTTTGAAAAAGCATTAAAGCTTGACCCTAAAAGATACGACTGCCTGCTGCAATTGGCAGTCTCCCATCTCTCACTTACACGACATGATCTTGCAGAGAAATATCTCAATGAATATCTAGAAAAACCTATTGACAAAAGCGATGAGATTAATGCTTTGATGGTGCTTGCAGGCTTACATAAATCACGAGGGGATAGCAAGCGATCAATTGAAGTAGGGAAAGAGGCAGTGGAAAAATTCCCGGAAGTCAGTGAAAACTTTAGCAATGTTTTGCTTGACATGGTTTACCATGATGAAGTCAGTCAGGAAGAAATGTTTGAATGGGCTAAAAAATATGCTGAATATTATGAAGCGCCATATCAAAATTCTACACCTCATTTCAGCAATACCCCAATCCCGAATCGCAAATTAAGGATTGGCTATATCTCAGCAGATTTTTTTAATCACGCGGTCTCATACTTTGCATTACCCTTGATCTGTAATCACAACAAAGAACTATTTGAAGTTTATACTTACGCAGTACGTGACTATATTGGGCCTGTTAGTGCGCAGTATAAAAAGAATAGCCAATGGGTACCTTTAGTTGGTATGAATGATGAGGATATTTGCAATCGCATTAAATCTGATAAGATTGATATCTTGATTGATCTAGCAGGGCATACCGGTGGCAATCAGTTGCGGGTATTTGCCAGACGCGCAGCACCAGTGCAAGCAACCTGGCTGGGATATCCTTTCACGACAGGGCTATCTAACATGGACTATCGGATTGTGGATGCCATTGTGGAACCTGAGGGATTAGCAGAGCATCTTAGCACAGAGAAATTGATCAGAATCCCTGGTACATTTTGCGCTTATCGCCCTTCTATTGGTGCTCCAGATCGCTTGCTGACGCATGAGCTGGATGTGCTTACTACTCCTGCCAAATTAAATGGCTACGTTACATTTGGATGTTGCAATAACATTGCCAAGCTGACAGATTTTACCTTGGAAATGTGGGCCCGTATTATGAATCAAGCCTCTACTGCCCTGTTGCTAATTGAAGCGCCAGGCATGGATGGTGAGGCCACGCGTAATCAAGTGCATAACCGCTTTCAAAAGCAGGGCATTCCTATGGATCGGGTTGTTTTTACTAATAGAGCAGAAAATCGACAATACTCGCTATACCATAAGATTGACATTGCACTAGATCCATACCCCTGCAATGGGGGCACAACAACGTGCGATGCACTTTTTATGAGCGTTCCCGTCATCAGTCTGAGCGGCACGAGATTTATGTCGAGAATGGGTGCTACTTTCCTGAAAAATATCGGACACCCTGAATGGGTGACAAGTTCTCCGGATGCGTATGTGCAGATTGCGGTGGAGCTAGCATCTGATATTGATCGCCTAGATCAAATTCGCCAATGCTTACGAGCAGAAGTTGAGTGTTCGCCGCTGATGGATGAAACAGGTTTTGCTCGAAAAATGGAACGGGCATACAAGGAAATGTGGTACACATGGTGCACAATGCAGCAGTCCGGCGATGTCTCGGATGCCTTTGGTAAAGCTGTATTAGAAGAGACTTCCCACATTGAAAAGTTGTATGAGAGTCAAGCTTGGCATGAACTTTTGCAAAAATCTTCTGTTTATTTGGAGAGTCACGACAGTGATACGCAAGTCCGCTATATTTATGCTAACGCGCTATGGAAAACAAGTTTTATTTCAGAGGCATTGAATGAGTTTTTCCGTGTATGCAGTGAGCAGCCAGATGTTAATCAATATCTGTATGCTTTAGCCCAATGCTTAAGTGATGCTGGACAAGAAACTGTTGCAGGAGAAATGCTAAAATCGTTGCTAGATCCAGCATATAAGCAGAAAGTTCATTATTATCTTGCTGCATGGCTGATTAAGCAAGGCAAGAGTATGAGCTTGGCCTCACCAGAAGCCAATCGTTTTTTTAATCAAGCTATTGGGTTTTTACAGCACTCACTGGAAGCTATGCCTAGCCACGTAGAAAGCCTGGCTTTATGTGCGGACATTTATTTCTATCGCAATCAATTTGCTTCTGCAGAAGTCATGGCGAGTCGGGCGATCAAACTTAACCCAGAACATCTCCTTGCCAATTTAACGCTGGCAAAGCTGTTGATGAGCCGTAATAATTTCTCGCATGCAAAATCAGTGTTACTAGCAGCTGCTCGGCAGAGGCCAGAAGAGCCGGAAGTTGATTGCTTACTTGCCCAAGTGTACAAATCACTTGGCGATCTTACTTATATGCTTAAGCACAACTCAATGGCTATTCAGAAAGCTCCTGAAAGTATCGAATATTGGAGCCAGTGGCTAGATCATGCTGAACGCACAGGCATCACCACCAAGATGGAATATCAGGAAAAAATCAATTTATTAGTGGAAAAATTTGCCACTCAATCAACCCCACTACACCGAAACATCCCCGATATGAATCGGAAACTTAAAGTTGGCATTTGTTCCAATGCATTTATTGATAGCCATGAGCACAATTTGCGACACAAGGTCTTAGCCTCAATTGACAAGAACAGTTTTGAGACATTTTATTATTACAGTGGCTCACAGTTAGATGAGCAAACTCAGTTTTTGAAAGAAATGTGTGCAGATCATTGGCGCTTCACCCATGGCCTCTCGCATTACGCCATTGTTGCCTACATGCGCGAAGATGAGATTGATATTTTAGTAGACATGTCTGACCATGCAGCACACAATTTTACATATGCTATCATGCAAAAACCAGCCCCCGTTATTATTAACTGGGGACGTGCGGGTCATGTCTCAGGGTTACCGCAAGTAGATTATGTATTGACCGATGCCATCATCGGGGCCGATGCATGGGGGCAAGGCATTTATGAGAAGCCATGGGTGCTGCAAGGAGTTCCATTTATTAGTTACACCCCGTTTGTCAATTACCCCGAGCGGCACAGTATGGCGGTGTTCAATGTGCGGCCGTCTCCCTGCGTAGAGCGTGGGTACATTACATTTGGTAGCGCTTGTAATACCATGGACTTAACCTCAGATACTTTGAATCTTTTGGCCTGTTCATTATCTGCTGTGCCAGAGGCAAAATTGCTATTGAAGAATTCGCAAGTGGCACACAAGGCCCAACATGCATTGCAGGAACTGGGTATTCCCTCTAGTCGGGTACAGTATGTAAATAATGTTTTGGTATGCGAAGAGCTTTTCTATCAGGAAATTGATATTGTATTGGATTGCACACCATGCAGTCAGCATGAAACTTCTATTGATGCTATTTGGATGGGGGTTCCTGTGGTGACCCTTACTGGAGAGCGTGCCACCTCACGTATTGGCGCATCCATCTTGCACCATGTTGGCCACCCAGAATGGACGGCAAACACAGTGGAGCATTTTGTAGATATTGTTAAGATGCTCTCCGGTGATTACCCTGCTCTTGATGCTATTCGCCAACAGTTGCGCCCAGCCTTACAAGCATCTGTGCTCATGGATATGCCTGCCTATGTGCAATCTTGGCAGAATGCTTTGACTCAAATGTGGAGACTTTGGTGCGAGAGTGATGATGGCATGGCTGCACATGATTACTGGAATCATGTGCAGGCCTTGCAGTTATGTGATCATTTGCTGGAAGAGGGGCAGGCTGATCAAGCATGGGAGGGCTATAAGAGTATTTTGGCACACTGGCCAAGTTGTGCAGAGTCGCTGTATGGCCTGGGAATGATTATGCTTGATGAAAACCCAGAGCAAGCAGCTATTTTGTTGGAGCACGCAATGCAAGGCATGCCAGCTACACATCGAAAACGGGAGCTCTGCCTAGCGGCACTGGAAACGGCTCATTCCAAGTGTACAAAGCACTAA
- a CDS encoding flagellin — translation MIVNSNAASLFTRRALGRSGLSLEVTTARLASGVRINSAADDAAGLAISDRMSTQVNGQGQARRNVNDAVSMAQTAEGALQQSADVLQRIRQLAVQAANGTNSQQDRASLQAEVDQLVAEFDRVSKDTEFNSRKLLDGSSLTASVHVGYKGWQAVGLGVQSSRVEDLYSYELGSDISTTSSMQAAQTATSDGHAGQRNRLQTQNLAINGRGMTGAAVLQAGLSAKDVADRMNHALVQKDGLLAARAETYALMTFASSQSASVSLKLNGVSIQAYADRADTDVDGVIAAINNESVRTRVVASKQALSGGSVGVVLHAVQGEDIQLSQVSVALGTGGATGTVGVQGLYAENGSFGSVGAAVSLTAGGLPTALRNTTVGGRVLMTGDSAYTISHSAAGTSGGLFAYAPNTMVSSYKGSTLWQVKLDDPRNSTAAIAVVDAVLARVNSYRAGLGVMQNRFDFTKDNLSTSVENASAARSRVKDADMAEETSNLARVQVVQQAGVAMLAQANNSASRALELLR, via the coding sequence ATGATTGTCAATTCTAACGCGGCTTCACTGTTCACGCGTCGTGCGTTAGGGCGAAGCGGGTTAAGCCTAGAGGTCACTACGGCTCGACTGGCTTCCGGTGTACGCATCAATTCAGCCGCAGACGATGCCGCAGGTCTTGCTATTTCTGATCGCATGAGTACCCAGGTCAATGGGCAGGGGCAAGCCCGGAGAAATGTTAATGATGCAGTCTCAATGGCGCAGACAGCAGAAGGCGCATTGCAGCAATCTGCGGATGTCCTGCAGCGCATTCGCCAGCTGGCAGTGCAGGCTGCCAATGGCACAAATAGCCAGCAGGATAGAGCCTCGCTGCAAGCCGAGGTGGATCAGTTGGTGGCCGAATTTGACCGGGTAAGTAAAGACACCGAGTTTAATAGCCGAAAATTGCTGGATGGCTCTTCGCTGACGGCCTCTGTCCATGTGGGCTACAAGGGCTGGCAAGCGGTGGGCTTGGGGGTGCAGTCATCCCGAGTGGAAGATCTTTACAGCTACGAGCTGGGTAGCGATATCAGCACGACCAGCTCAATGCAGGCGGCGCAGACGGCTACTTCGGATGGTCACGCCGGGCAGCGTAATCGCTTACAGACGCAAAATCTGGCGATCAATGGCCGGGGTATGACTGGCGCAGCGGTGTTGCAGGCAGGGCTCTCGGCCAAAGATGTAGCAGACCGTATGAATCATGCACTGGTGCAAAAAGATGGCCTGTTGGCTGCACGAGCAGAAACCTATGCGCTGATGACTTTTGCCAGCAGCCAGTCTGCCAGTGTCAGCCTGAAGCTTAATGGCGTGTCCATTCAGGCTTATGCTGACCGCGCCGATACCGATGTGGACGGCGTGATTGCTGCCATTAATAATGAATCAGTCCGCACCAGGGTGGTTGCCAGCAAGCAGGCATTGTCTGGTGGTAGCGTGGGTGTGGTGCTGCATGCCGTTCAGGGTGAGGATATTCAGCTTTCGCAGGTGTCTGTGGCGCTGGGCACGGGGGGGGCTACCGGCACAGTGGGTGTGCAGGGGCTCTATGCGGAGAATGGCTCTTTTGGCAGCGTAGGTGCTGCCGTGTCTCTGACTGCCGGAGGCCTGCCAACCGCCCTCAGAAACACCACCGTGGGGGGGCGAGTGTTGATGACTGGTGATTCTGCTTACACGATTTCTCACTCAGCGGCTGGCACATCGGGCGGGCTGTTTGCGTATGCGCCCAATACCATGGTGTCGTCTTACAAGGGCAGCACGCTCTGGCAGGTCAAGCTGGATGATCCCCGTAATAGTACGGCTGCGATTGCAGTTGTGGATGCCGTGCTGGCCAGGGTAAACAGCTATCGGGCTGGCTTGGGGGTCATGCAAAATCGGTTTGATTTCACCAAGGATAATTTGTCTACCAGTGTGGAAAATGCTTCTGCTGCCAGAAGCCGGGTGAAAGATGCTGATATGGCGGAAGAAACCTCCAATCTGGCGCGTGTTCAGGTTGTGCAGCAGGCGGGTGTGGCCATGTTGGCCCAGGCAAACAACTCGGCCTCTCGCGCCTTGGAGCTGCTACGCTAG
- a CDS encoding flagellin produces the protein MIINSNVSSLNTQRKLAGTNVGLTTTMERLSSGLRINSAKDDAAGLAISDRMTSQINGLNQARRNANDGISVAQTAEGALQTSTDILQRIRVLSVQSANDTNSTSDRRALQAEVNQLVAEFDRVANTTQFNGQNLLDGNFSKTQFQVGANANQTITFGIGSSKAADMASFERSTYSDATGSMIAASAAANDAATTSGNINRMQAQTLTIRSKGQTGLVDLGGGATINGLSAKEIAARVNAQSTYTGGVAARAETYAFLSLGTQSTMQASVNFKLNGQTISAYSSSTASDVDGLVTAINDVSGKTGVVAQKVDLPGSAGTYRVQLFAADGSDIKIQEASVTSSNTAGATWGNASIMTLQGALDSNGTITPNAGTAASHTIGQVTLSVGGATANRNSTVGGRVLFTSDSAYTLETSLASATGGLLNVSATGIQIGGVKGSDLSGVDITTALGANKALSVLDAALSRISSTRSNLGALQNRFQMTVENLQSTSENLSASRSRIRDADFAEETSNLSRWQVLQQAGTAMLSQANQRPQAALQLLQ, from the coding sequence ATGATCATCAATTCGAACGTTTCCTCGCTCAATACTCAGCGTAAACTGGCTGGCACCAATGTGGGCCTGACCACCACCATGGAACGCCTGTCTTCCGGCCTGCGCATCAACAGCGCCAAAGATGATGCTGCAGGTCTGGCCATTAGTGACCGTATGACCTCCCAGATCAACGGCCTGAATCAGGCTCGTCGCAACGCCAATGATGGCATCTCGGTCGCTCAGACAGCTGAAGGTGCCCTGCAAACTTCTACCGACATCCTGCAACGCATCCGCGTGCTGTCCGTGCAGTCCGCCAACGACACCAACAGCACCTCTGACCGCCGTGCCCTTCAGGCCGAAGTTAACCAGTTGGTTGCTGAATTTGATCGCGTTGCCAACACCACTCAATTTAACGGTCAGAACCTGCTGGACGGCAACTTTTCCAAAACCCAGTTCCAGGTAGGCGCAAATGCCAACCAAACTATCACCTTCGGCATCGGCTCCTCGAAGGCTGCCGACATGGCAAGCTTTGAGCGCTCGACTTATTCTGACGCGACCGGTAGCATGATCGCTGCTTCTGCGGCTGCAAATGATGCGGCTACGACGTCGGGTAACATCAACCGCATGCAGGCACAAACTCTGACCATTCGTTCCAAAGGCCAGACTGGTTTGGTGGATTTGGGTGGTGGCGCTACCATCAATGGTTTGTCCGCCAAAGAAATCGCTGCTCGTGTCAACGCACAATCCACCTACACTGGTGGTGTGGCTGCTCGTGCAGAAACCTATGCCTTCCTGTCGCTGGGCACTCAAAGCACCATGCAGGCCTCGGTTAACTTTAAGCTGAATGGCCAAACGATTTCTGCCTATTCCAGCAGCACAGCTTCTGATGTGGACGGTCTGGTAACCGCCATCAATGATGTTTCTGGTAAAACTGGCGTGGTGGCACAAAAAGTTGACCTGCCCGGCTCGGCAGGCACCTATCGTGTGCAGTTGTTTGCCGCTGATGGCAGCGACATCAAGATTCAGGAAGCATCTGTCACTTCCTCGAATACTGCTGGTGCAACTTGGGGTAACGCCAGCATCATGACCCTGCAGGGTGCGTTGGATAGTAATGGCACCATTACCCCTAACGCAGGCACGGCTGCCAGTCACACCATCGGTCAAGTTACCCTGAGTGTTGGCGGTGCCACCGCTAACCGTAATTCAACAGTGGGCGGTCGTGTGCTGTTCACCAGCGATAGCGCTTACACGCTGGAAACTTCTTTGGCTAGCGCTACAGGTGGCCTGCTCAATGTCTCTGCTACTGGCATCCAGATCGGTGGCGTGAAGGGTTCTGACCTGTCTGGTGTGGATATTACCACTGCCTTGGGTGCTAACAAGGCCCTGTCGGTGCTTGATGCCGCCCTGTCGCGCATCTCCAGCACCCGTTCCAACTTGGGCGCGCTGCAAAACCGCTTCCAGATGACGGTAGAAAACCTGCAATCCACCTCGGAAAACCTGTCCGCTTCGCGTAGCCGTATCCGTGACGCTGACTTTGCCGAAGAAACCTCCAACCTGTCGCGCTGGCAAGTGCTGCAGCAAGCTGGCACCGCCATGCTGTCGCAGGCTAACCAGCGTCCGCAAGCAGCACTGCAACTGCTCCAGTAA
- the fliD gene encoding flagellar filament capping protein FliD — protein MGLTVGGLGSGLDIEGMITKLMAIEAQPLTQLNNKEVKAQSKISAWGTVKNAVAAFQTATQTLQTATAFNQPKGASSHSDVASITTTSGSAVGSINIEVSQLAKAGKATLIGTYASNTTVVNPGAASTMTVQFGTTSGTVGSGATFVNDPATSAKNITIRANATLEQAVADINGSNAGVNARIVSTPTGKRVVMESTATGSKTDFRAMISGSIHNQFAYDPLNNGSVGNELVRGQNAQYKIDDVAISASQNTITDALTGSTITLNKVSTSGVKTSVSVTRDSEGVKTQLESFVKAFNEMNTTLRSLSAYGASPGKGQSPVGGGALSGDATIRAIQTEVRSMFNQPVPGAPKGYSSMVDIGVTFAKDGTLSLDSTKLSTALTNNADGVRQLLMGRAQFSQSGFTALNSNSLTKTGTYGIEVTSTPSKAKLVSGTLGAATFPTSFTAANNTLKLNIDGTLVTANLPVGPGFASKNFMATGMQNAINASLPSTRQVTVAYNSGADKFEITSGKTGSISKVEVLAGSTLPAAYGFSVGNSATGTSLAGKIGGITALSDDDSMSLIGATGSGATGLKFRVDDATLGSRGTVSFATGFAYNLGGKLSTILSSSNGAIVTRQNGLNSDISRIDDQRTRLNDKLSRMETTLRKQFTAMDSTVGKYNQLSSYLSSQLQALVGSTSNK, from the coding sequence ATGGGACTTACCGTAGGCGGCCTTGGCTCAGGGCTTGACATTGAGGGCATGATCACCAAGTTGATGGCAATTGAAGCTCAGCCATTGACCCAACTCAACAACAAGGAAGTCAAGGCTCAGTCCAAGATTTCAGCGTGGGGGACGGTGAAAAATGCGGTCGCTGCATTCCAGACGGCAACGCAAACATTGCAAACAGCTACCGCATTCAACCAGCCAAAGGGAGCTTCCAGCCACAGTGATGTCGCTTCCATCACCACGACCTCTGGTTCGGCAGTAGGCTCTATCAATATTGAAGTCAGCCAGTTGGCCAAAGCAGGGAAAGCCACCCTGATTGGCACCTACGCTTCCAACACGACAGTGGTGAACCCTGGTGCGGCATCCACCATGACCGTGCAGTTTGGCACCACCAGTGGCACGGTTGGTTCAGGTGCAACATTTGTCAATGATCCGGCAACTTCTGCTAAAAATATTACCATTCGTGCCAATGCCACGCTTGAACAAGCTGTGGCTGATATCAATGGCTCGAATGCAGGTGTCAATGCGCGTATCGTGTCCACGCCCACTGGCAAACGGGTTGTGATGGAGTCAACTGCTACCGGAAGTAAAACAGATTTCCGTGCGATGATTTCCGGCTCCATTCATAACCAGTTTGCTTATGATCCTCTCAATAATGGATCGGTTGGCAATGAGCTGGTGCGTGGGCAAAACGCCCAGTACAAAATTGATGATGTGGCAATCTCTGCAAGCCAGAATACCATTACTGATGCATTGACTGGTTCGACCATTACACTGAATAAAGTATCTACCAGTGGTGTCAAGACCAGTGTTAGCGTGACCCGAGACTCTGAAGGGGTAAAAACTCAGTTGGAGTCTTTTGTCAAGGCATTCAATGAGATGAACACTACTTTGCGTTCCTTGTCTGCCTATGGTGCTTCTCCAGGTAAAGGTCAGTCGCCAGTCGGCGGTGGTGCGCTCAGTGGGGATGCAACCATTCGCGCCATTCAAACTGAAGTTCGCAGCATGTTCAACCAGCCAGTTCCTGGTGCCCCCAAGGGCTACTCCAGCATGGTTGATATTGGCGTGACTTTTGCCAAAGATGGTACGCTCAGCTTAGATAGTACCAAGCTGAGCACAGCATTAACCAATAATGCCGATGGTGTACGTCAGTTGCTGATGGGACGCGCCCAGTTCTCGCAAAGTGGCTTTACTGCACTGAACTCGAACTCTCTAACCAAAACAGGCACTTACGGCATTGAGGTCACCAGTACACCAAGCAAGGCAAAGCTGGTGAGCGGCACGCTTGGTGCCGCCACCTTCCCGACCAGTTTCACCGCAGCCAACAACACCTTGAAGCTGAACATTGATGGCACGCTTGTGACGGCCAATTTGCCGGTTGGGCCAGGCTTTGCCTCCAAAAACTTTATGGCTACTGGCATGCAAAATGCCATTAACGCCAGCCTACCCAGCACTCGTCAGGTCACCGTTGCTTATAATTCTGGTGCGGATAAATTTGAAATTACTTCAGGAAAGACTGGGAGTATTTCCAAGGTAGAGGTCTTAGCTGGGTCCACGTTGCCAGCTGCCTACGGGTTTAGCGTGGGCAACAGCGCAACCGGGACCAGCTTGGCAGGTAAAATTGGGGGGATCACAGCGCTGAGCGACGACGACTCCATGAGCTTGATCGGTGCGACAGGCTCAGGCGCGACAGGTTTGAAGTTCCGTGTCGATGATGCGACACTGGGTTCGCGTGGCACGGTTTCCTTTGCTACTGGTTTTGCTTACAATCTGGGTGGCAAGCTGTCCACGATTTTGTCGAGCAGCAATGGTGCCATTGTCACCCGCCAGAATGGCCTGAACAGCGACATCAGCCGCATTGACGATCAGCGCACGCGCCTGAATGACAAGTTGAGCCGCATGGAAACAACTCTGCGCAAGCAGTTTACTGCGATGGATTCTACGGTTGGCAAGTACAATCAGCTTTCCAGCTACTTGTCGTCGCAGCTGCAAGCCTTGGTTGGCTCGACCAGCAACAAGTAA
- the fliS gene encoding flagellar export chaperone FliS, giving the protein MSTKRNPYEAYSKTSLESEVAQASPHKLILMLFDGLLSAINQARAHMEAKRIAEKGMALSKAVAILEEGLRSSLDKDVGGELAENLDALYEYCSNTLIEANLKNTPEKLDEVINLLTPIRDAWETIGQPGYLQGEAGAAPAAPAVPDSPPENRNNPLSYGHV; this is encoded by the coding sequence ATGTCCACAAAACGCAACCCTTACGAAGCCTATAGCAAAACCTCACTCGAATCCGAGGTTGCCCAGGCAAGCCCGCACAAGCTGATTCTGATGTTGTTTGATGGCCTGCTCAGCGCCATTAATCAGGCGCGTGCGCACATGGAAGCCAAGCGTATTGCAGAAAAAGGCATGGCCCTGAGCAAGGCTGTGGCGATTCTGGAGGAAGGGTTGCGTAGTTCCCTGGACAAAGATGTAGGTGGTGAGTTGGCGGAAAATCTGGACGCATTGTACGAATATTGTTCGAACACACTGATTGAAGCCAACCTGAAAAATACGCCGGAAAAACTGGATGAAGTGATCAACCTCCTGACCCCCATCCGCGACGCATGGGAAACCATCGGTCAACCGGGGTACTTGCAGGGAGAGGCGGGGGCTGCACCTGCCGCCCCTGCAGTGCCTGACAGTCCTCCGGAAAACCGCAATAACCCGCTGAGCTACGGTCATGTCTGA
- a CDS encoding flagellar protein FliT → MSEGAFADWLAVLTLAQQAHEAVSQADWDTFLQLEDQYFSALAATQARPVNIASLDADRHEAFTQLVQQVIDLHQETALLAEGYRNQLADELALTSNQGRLLKLYK, encoded by the coding sequence ATGTCTGAAGGTGCGTTTGCTGACTGGCTGGCAGTGCTGACGCTGGCACAACAAGCGCATGAAGCCGTCAGTCAGGCGGACTGGGACACCTTCTTGCAGTTGGAAGACCAATACTTTTCTGCCTTGGCGGCCACTCAGGCCCGGCCTGTCAATATTGCCAGCCTGGACGCGGATCGCCATGAGGCATTCACTCAGTTAGTTCAGCAAGTCATTGATCTTCACCAGGAAACCGCACTACTGGCCGAAGGGTATCGCAATCAACTGGCTGACGAGCTTGCCCTGACCTCCAATCAGGGCAGGTTGCTGAAGTTGTACAAGTAA
- a CDS encoding DUF2802 domain-containing protein translates to MDALISWLSLILAVAAVAGVGGLFWYTRRQHASYTRSVEQTYFDLQQTQLSALQRDVKTLLARLERLEHSDAQAAAHPAGAGQPHGGNAVTPNATPYNQAIELARQGMPAAEVATRCGISRSEAELIVALYRRARS, encoded by the coding sequence ATGGATGCATTGATCTCCTGGCTTTCCCTCATCCTGGCAGTGGCTGCTGTGGCCGGTGTGGGTGGACTCTTCTGGTATACCCGCCGTCAGCACGCCTCGTATACCCGCAGTGTAGAACAAACTTACTTTGACCTGCAGCAGACCCAGCTCAGCGCCTTGCAGCGTGATGTCAAGACGCTGCTGGCCCGGCTGGAGCGTCTTGAGCACAGCGATGCCCAGGCGGCAGCGCATCCGGCTGGCGCAGGCCAACCCCACGGGGGCAATGCCGTGACGCCCAATGCCACGCCATATAACCAGGCCATCGAACTGGCCCGGCAGGGCATGCCGGCGGCTGAAGTAGCCACTCGCTGTGGCATCTCCCGCAGTGAAGCCGAATTGATTGTTGCATTGTATCGGCGGGCCAGGTCATGA